Proteins co-encoded in one Cytobacillus sp. NJ13 genomic window:
- a CDS encoding phosphonoacetaldehyde hydrolase, translated as MNKVEGVILDWAGTAIDFGCFAPVNVFVNIFRDAGIDVTMEEARAPMGLLKIDHIRAMLSAPRIAALWEEKYGISYNENDVTSLYEKFEPALMASLMEYTDPIPGVIETVSTLRNQGLKIGSTTGYTRSMMDIVVPNAKEKGYSPDFFVTPDETGSYGRPYPYMIYRNMEELKLTAGWKIVKAGDTVSDIKEAINAGVWSVGVIVGSSEMGLSQEEYSSLSQTEKEEVIQKTEEVFLKNGADFTIKTLSELPQVIDKINVLISEGKEIHKFR; from the coding sequence ATGAATAAAGTTGAAGGCGTAATATTGGATTGGGCTGGCACAGCAATTGACTTCGGATGTTTTGCTCCTGTAAACGTTTTTGTTAATATTTTCAGGGATGCAGGGATCGACGTGACAATGGAGGAAGCAAGAGCACCTATGGGGCTGCTGAAAATCGACCATATCCGTGCAATGCTGTCTGCACCAAGAATAGCTGCATTATGGGAAGAGAAATATGGAATAAGCTATAACGAGAACGATGTCACTTCATTATATGAAAAATTTGAACCGGCACTTATGGCATCATTAATGGAATATACTGACCCCATCCCAGGCGTCATAGAGACTGTATCAACTTTAAGGAATCAAGGCTTAAAGATTGGTTCAACAACTGGCTATACAAGATCCATGATGGATATTGTCGTTCCAAATGCCAAAGAAAAAGGCTACAGTCCTGACTTTTTTGTTACACCGGATGAGACAGGTTCCTATGGCAGGCCATATCCTTATATGATTTACCGCAATATGGAAGAGTTGAAATTGACGGCAGGATGGAAGATTGTGAAAGCAGGGGATACTGTCTCTGATATCAAGGAGGCCATTAATGCCGGAGTCTGGTCGGTAGGTGTCATTGTTGGAAGCTCTGAAATGGGTCTTTCCCAAGAAGAATACAGCTCCTTATCTCAAACTGAAAAAGAAGAAGTCATTCAAAAGACAGAAGAAGTATTTTTGAAAAATGGAGCAGATTTCACCATTAAAACTTTGTCTGAGCTTCCTCAAGTAATAGATAAAATTAATGTTCTTATTAGTGAAGGAAAGGAAATTCATAAATTTCGCTAA
- the phnW gene encoding 2-aminoethylphosphonate--pyruvate transaminase yields the protein MTGYKLLTPGPLTTTSTVKEEMLFDRCTWDRDYKQITQKIRAQLLQLADADSSAYTAVLMQGSGTFTVESVMTTAIGKNDKALIITNGAYGERIVKMAQYISIDYIEHRVEYDQVPLESDIRSILDEDIQITHLIMVHCETTTGILNPIDMISKLAKEYNKILIIDAMSSFGGIDIKVQDLGIDYLISSANKCIQGVPGFGFVIAKLDQLTKCKGNARSLSLDLFDQWKEMDNDGKWRYTSPTHVVAAFSKALDELMEEGGIFARNNRYQHNNRILRERLERAGFKAFISEEQQSPIISSFLYPKDNFSFDEFYRFVKERGYVIYPGKLTDADTFRIGNIGEIYEEDINGLCAIIENYMGVMAK from the coding sequence ATGACAGGCTATAAGCTTTTAACACCAGGTCCATTAACTACTACATCCACGGTTAAAGAGGAAATGCTGTTTGACCGCTGCACCTGGGATCGAGATTATAAACAAATTACACAGAAAATAAGAGCACAACTCCTTCAGCTTGCAGATGCGGACAGCTCAGCATACACGGCTGTACTTATGCAGGGAAGCGGCACATTCACTGTTGAATCTGTAATGACAACTGCTATTGGAAAGAATGATAAGGCACTGATTATCACAAACGGTGCTTATGGGGAACGTATTGTTAAAATGGCTCAATATATAAGTATTGACTATATAGAGCATCGAGTGGAATATGATCAGGTTCCGTTGGAATCAGATATAAGAAGCATACTTGATGAGGACATTCAAATTACTCATTTGATAATGGTTCATTGTGAAACGACAACTGGTATTCTGAACCCAATTGATATGATTTCAAAGCTTGCGAAGGAATACAATAAAATACTGATTATTGATGCCATGAGCAGTTTTGGCGGAATAGATATCAAGGTACAGGATTTAGGAATTGATTATCTGATCAGCAGCGCCAATAAGTGTATTCAAGGGGTGCCGGGGTTTGGGTTTGTCATTGCAAAGCTTGACCAACTCACAAAATGCAAAGGAAATGCCCGGAGTTTATCCCTGGATTTGTTTGATCAGTGGAAAGAAATGGATAATGATGGAAAATGGCGTTATACGTCACCGACCCATGTTGTCGCAGCTTTTTCCAAAGCTTTGGATGAATTGATGGAAGAAGGAGGAATTTTTGCTAGAAACAACCGGTATCAACATAATAATCGTATATTAAGAGAAAGACTTGAAAGAGCAGGGTTTAAGGCGTTTATATCAGAAGAGCAACAATCGCCCATCATTTCTTCTTTTCTATATCCGAAAGACAACTTTTCATTTGATGAGTTTTATAGGTTTGTGAAAGAGAGAGGCTATGTAATTTACCCTGGTAAATTAACGGATGCAGATACTTTCCGGATTGGCAATATAGGTGAAATTTATGAAGAAGATATTAACGGTTTATGTGCTATTATCGAAAATTATATGGGAGTGATGGCAAAATGA
- a CDS encoding extracellular solute-binding protein: MKNVKTLLLAMLAIWIPVLLGACSSNTASGEEQVVIQTNGDEEAVMAMKNAMKEAGYEGKYVLQSLGTSELGGKLIAEGDQIEADIVTMSSYFLESAQTKHTMFKPLTFSSDPLEKTADFYSPILAITGSIFVNTEVLKQQGLDMPASIKDLTAKEYEGLIAIPNIMDSSTGWLLVQAILSEYGEEEGKAILKDLINNSGPHLESSGSGPIKKVQAGEAAAGFGLRHQAVEAKESGVPIEFVDPAEGNFSLTESLAVVKKDSDKTKLAMEMAEVILKDAREELIKYYPVALYEGEKVSEKNEPAHPKKFEAPLTVELLQKHQDIFNSSK; this comes from the coding sequence ATGAAAAATGTAAAAACTCTTTTGCTGGCAATGCTCGCTATATGGATTCCGGTTCTGCTGGGCGCCTGCAGCAGCAACACTGCTTCAGGGGAAGAACAAGTTGTCATCCAGACAAATGGTGACGAAGAGGCCGTAATGGCTATGAAGAATGCCATGAAAGAGGCTGGATATGAAGGGAAATATGTTTTGCAGAGCCTGGGAACATCGGAATTAGGCGGGAAGCTGATCGCTGAAGGGGATCAAATTGAGGCAGATATTGTCACAATGAGCTCTTACTTTCTTGAAAGTGCACAAACAAAGCATACCATGTTTAAACCTTTGACATTTTCTTCAGATCCTTTGGAAAAAACAGCGGACTTTTATTCTCCCATTTTAGCGATTACCGGCTCGATTTTTGTAAATACAGAAGTACTTAAGCAACAAGGTTTAGACATGCCGGCATCTATTAAAGATTTAACTGCAAAAGAATATGAAGGATTAATAGCCATTCCAAATATCATGGATTCTTCTACAGGATGGCTGCTTGTTCAGGCAATCCTATCGGAGTACGGTGAAGAAGAGGGAAAAGCCATACTTAAGGACTTGATCAATAATAGCGGCCCACACCTTGAGAGTTCAGGATCTGGACCAATTAAGAAAGTGCAGGCTGGAGAGGCAGCAGCTGGATTTGGCCTCAGACATCAAGCGGTAGAAGCCAAAGAATCTGGTGTCCCTATTGAATTTGTCGACCCTGCAGAAGGCAACTTTTCACTAACGGAATCCCTTGCGGTAGTCAAAAAAGATAGTGACAAAACAAAGCTTGCGATGGAAATGGCTGAAGTGATTTTAAAGGATGCCAGAGAAGAGCTGATAAAGTATTATCCGGTTGCTCTTTATGAGGGAGAAAAGGTTTCTGAAAAAAATGAACCAGCCCATCCAAAAAAATTCGAAGCTCCGCTAACCGTTGAATTATTGCAGAAACATCAGGACATTTTTAACTCATCCAAATAA
- a CDS encoding ABC transporter permease subunit, with the protein MPRSRPEMRFLYITILSLFALFLLVPLIILFVRSFGIGERVTADHYLSVLANKEMAASFINSIKISALTGIITTALAFILAYSIHCTRLFQPLKSMIKAGVLIPMLLPTITYGFAIMYSFGNQGLITSIFGDSLFNIYGFNGLLIGYVIYTIPAAFLLISNSFIYIDKKFIVVSHLMGDGNVRSFWNTIIRPLLGTLGGAYVLSFILSFTDFGIPASIGGTYSVAATQLYQVMLGSIPDFNNGAVIAVLMLMPAILGVMLLNYLEKFNFHYENFSQIELVPNTYRDVSLGLISSLILAGILSIFAVMLIAPFLNSFPYDMTFTFKHFETILQSGDLLAVYRNSLLIAVLTAIGGTLLAYCSALLNVRTPLKGRKAMDAVSMMTNTVPGMVLGISYLLLFNGSSLQGTFMIIILCNMVHYFTTPYLMAKNSLMKMNPTWETTGELLGDSWVKTVYRVIVPNSVKTLLEMFSYYFINSMVTISGIIFLVTVQTSVVASKIKELQHFAKFNEIFVLSLLIFATNLVVKVFCDYLQKERSMNLSLKTINRSEEKVS; encoded by the coding sequence ATGCCTAGATCCAGACCCGAAATGAGATTTCTTTATATCACCATTCTTTCTCTATTTGCACTCTTTTTATTGGTGCCCTTAATTATCTTATTTGTCCGCTCTTTTGGGATTGGAGAGAGGGTTACTGCAGATCATTACCTATCTGTTCTGGCGAATAAGGAGATGGCTGCAAGTTTTATCAATAGTATAAAAATCTCTGCTCTTACTGGCATCATAACTACTGCCCTGGCTTTTATCCTGGCTTATAGCATCCATTGCACCAGGCTTTTTCAGCCATTAAAGTCGATGATCAAAGCAGGCGTGCTTATTCCCATGCTGCTTCCTACGATAACGTATGGGTTTGCTATTATGTATTCTTTCGGAAATCAGGGCCTGATCACCAGCATTTTCGGCGATAGCCTGTTTAATATTTATGGTTTTAATGGTTTATTGATTGGATATGTCATATACACGATTCCTGCGGCATTTCTATTAATCTCTAACTCGTTTATTTACATAGATAAGAAGTTTATTGTCGTTTCTCATCTTATGGGTGATGGAAATGTCCGAAGTTTTTGGAATACCATAATCCGGCCGCTGCTTGGCACCTTAGGCGGAGCATACGTATTATCTTTTATTCTAAGTTTTACTGATTTTGGGATCCCCGCATCTATAGGAGGAACGTACTCTGTTGCTGCAACTCAGCTTTACCAGGTCATGCTGGGATCAATACCCGATTTTAATAATGGAGCCGTCATTGCCGTTCTTATGCTCATGCCGGCAATCCTCGGAGTCATGCTATTGAATTATCTTGAAAAGTTTAATTTTCATTATGAAAACTTTTCACAAATAGAATTGGTCCCGAATACATATCGGGATGTATCTCTGGGTTTGATTTCATCGCTGATATTGGCGGGTATTTTATCCATCTTCGCTGTAATGTTAATAGCGCCATTTTTAAATAGTTTTCCCTATGATATGACCTTTACTTTTAAGCATTTTGAAACCATCTTACAATCGGGTGATTTATTGGCTGTCTATCGAAACTCCCTTTTAATTGCTGTATTAACAGCAATCGGAGGAACTTTGCTTGCGTATTGCTCTGCTCTATTGAATGTCCGCACTCCCTTAAAGGGGAGAAAGGCAATGGATGCTGTTTCAATGATGACGAACACAGTTCCAGGGATGGTTCTGGGAATCTCTTATTTGCTCCTTTTTAACGGCAGCAGCTTACAAGGGACCTTCATGATCATCATTCTATGCAATATGGTTCATTACTTTACAACTCCATATTTAATGGCTAAAAACTCATTAATGAAAATGAACCCGACCTGGGAAACCACAGGGGAACTGCTGGGAGACAGCTGGGTTAAGACCGTATACCGTGTGATTGTTCCAAATTCAGTCAAAACCCTGCTTGAAATGTTCAGCTATTATTTCATCAATTCCATGGTGACAATCAGCGGCATCATCTTTTTAGTAACCGTTCAAACCTCAGTAGTCGCCAGCAAGATCAAGGAGCTCCAGCACTTTGCCAAGTTTAACGAAATCTTTGTTTTATCATTGCTGATTTTCGCTACAAATCTGGTGGTCAAAGTCTTTTGTGATTATCTGCAGAAGGAGAGATCAATGAATCTATCTTTAAAAACAATTAATAGAAGTGAGGAGAAGGTGTCATGA
- a CDS encoding ABC transporter ATP-binding protein, translating into MLRLENVSKQFGDKVVLDNISLEIDSGEIVSLLGSSGSGKTTLLNIILGLTKMNKGKIYYNNLDLSSVPMKKRGFNIVFQDYALFPHLNAYENIVYGLKNRKDRMPEKEIQEYIDFLELKPHLSKKIGELSGGQKQRVALARTLVMKPSVLLLDEPLSALDGVIKESIKQRIKLIAKEFKLTTIIVTHDPEEALTLSDKILIINQGNIAQYGTPYEIINQPSNAFVREFILRQLKIKRQNIYNLFGEKYA; encoded by the coding sequence TTGCTGCGATTAGAAAATGTTAGCAAACAATTTGGCGATAAAGTTGTATTAGATAATATTAGCCTTGAAATCGATTCGGGAGAAATCGTTTCCTTATTGGGTTCAAGTGGAAGCGGCAAAACAACTCTTTTAAATATCATTTTGGGGTTGACCAAAATGAATAAAGGCAAAATCTACTATAACAACCTGGATCTGAGCAGCGTACCTATGAAGAAAAGGGGGTTTAATATTGTTTTTCAGGATTATGCGCTATTTCCGCATTTAAATGCCTATGAAAATATTGTGTATGGTCTGAAAAACAGAAAAGATCGCATGCCGGAAAAGGAAATCCAGGAATATATAGATTTTCTTGAGCTAAAGCCGCATCTTTCAAAGAAAATCGGAGAACTTTCCGGGGGACAAAAACAAAGGGTAGCACTAGCGAGAACGCTTGTGATGAAGCCAAGCGTATTATTGCTTGATGAACCATTAAGCGCTTTGGATGGGGTCATTAAGGAGTCGATCAAGCAGAGAATAAAATTGATTGCGAAGGAATTCAAACTTACAACCATCATTGTGACACATGATCCTGAGGAAGCTTTAACCCTGTCAGATAAGATACTCATTATCAATCAGGGAAATATTGCACAATACGGGACTCCTTATGAAATTATTAATCAGCCAAGCAATGCATTTGTGAGAGAGTTTATTCTCAGGCAGCTGAAGATTAAAAGGCAAAACATATATAACCTTTTTGGTGAAAAATATGCCTAG
- a CDS encoding DeoR/GlpR family DNA-binding transcription regulator, translated as MFPAERQKRIIDLLMIKKTAKITDLAEELHVSIDTLRRDLNLLTKQRKIEKVYGGVKLVESAFGESAIDERMVSSLREKESIARSCSHYIQDGDCIFLDSGSTTYQIAKFIKSKKRLTVVTNSIPVVIELMNSDVDVIMIGGKVRKTEKSVVTYEYLFNFNELNISKAFICASGITAQKGISDYNLEEAITRKKMIELSKEVYVAADHSKFGKDVTVSVSPLEHIDVIVTDQHLDKKYVEEFRGSGTEVVLAEG; from the coding sequence ATGTTTCCTGCAGAAAGACAGAAAAGAATAATTGATTTGCTAATGATAAAGAAAACGGCTAAAATCACTGACCTTGCAGAAGAGCTGCATGTATCGATTGACACCCTTAGAAGAGACCTCAATCTTCTTACAAAGCAAAGGAAGATTGAGAAGGTGTATGGCGGAGTTAAGCTTGTCGAATCGGCATTTGGTGAATCTGCGATAGACGAGCGAATGGTTAGCTCCTTAAGAGAAAAGGAATCAATCGCCCGGTCATGCAGTCATTATATCCAGGATGGCGACTGCATATTTTTAGATAGCGGCTCAACCACTTACCAGATCGCAAAATTTATAAAAAGCAAAAAAAGGCTGACAGTAGTGACGAACTCCATTCCAGTCGTAATAGAGCTCATGAATAGCGATGTGGATGTCATTATGATTGGAGGCAAAGTGAGGAAGACCGAAAAATCCGTAGTAACGTATGAATACCTTTTTAATTTCAATGAATTGAATATCTCCAAAGCCTTTATATGCGCAAGCGGCATTACCGCTCAAAAAGGCATTTCCGATTACAATCTGGAAGAAGCCATTACGAGAAAGAAAATGATTGAGTTATCAAAGGAGGTCTATGTAGCAGCAGACCATTCGAAATTTGGCAAAGATGTCACTGTTTCCGTTTCACCTCTTGAGCATATTGATGTCATCGTCACAGACCAGCACTTGGATAAGAAATATGTGGAGGAATTTAGAGGGAGCGGGACAGAGGTTGTTTTGGCAGAGGGATAG
- a CDS encoding glycoside hydrolase family 31 protein, producing MFRKRNKLKRFASIFLSFLLVISLIPVSAADAEETSNASSIGKVSGIQKEGSDIYLDFSSGQGIKLSFLKDNVFRLHLDPSSEFPEYPTPNKPDHVTKIVDKDKNDYQKEYGTVNVKVKEDSDFYRIYTKVLELKISKTDSKMSLINNQNSKVIWSEKEPLSLEANRAVQTLNTKDDEYFFGGGQQNGYYSHKNNKINISIGGGWDAGAASSPVPFYLSTEGYGVMRNTFKPGVYDFSKTAAFSHEENRFDAYYFVEDSIPKIINEYTELTGEAALMPEYAFYLGHADCFNGTHNGHKDQRTLLGKGLDTLNQYVAKDMPLGWFLPNDGYGCGYGGLENLEKFSDEANEKDIEVGLWTQSNLYPDPSLPEDSPLRRDLDGEVKAGVRAIKTDVAWVGQGYSMALNATRQAAEGIEKQENSGGARPFVISLDGWAGTQRYATLWSGDQYGGEWEYIRMHIPTYIGAGLSGNPNVGSDMDGIFGGDPVIQTRDFQWKAFSPIQIDMDGWASSGNDYSKSKNPWNYGEPYTSINRMYLKLKAQMMPYIYTIAEESTSTSMPSVRGMMLEYPKDPFTYGTDTQYQYMWGPNLLIAPVYNEKDHAAGVRNGIYLPDSDQVWIDYFTGEQYQGGAVLNNFDAPLWKTPVFVKNGAIIPMAPENNSINELDGSENRIFDIYPAGKSEFTLYEDDGKTTDYKSGKNTKTKISSVVANDKVKITVHKAKGKGYKGMVKERGTEVLVNTRKQPESVTVKVGGKNIKLRKALTEEEYSRSENVYFYNESPDLNKYSTEDSEFSKTKVTTAPKLFVKIGKTDITKNQVMLTVNGFNNTQEKEVKDTEVPDVPSGLGAADENITDKSIKLNWNKVEGENLSYDLKINGMIYKNVYLEKENEKPFFEHDGLNFDTEYRYSIRAVNTKGASDWSDEITVKTKLDRFRNVPKNMTASASSNQPGSEASRAVDGDEKTQWHTAWGSGNVLPHTFEIDMKLAYQLDKLEYVPRPDAGNGTILKYDLDVSLDGKTYKNVITDGTFIRNNETKMIQFNEEVTARYIKLTIKDAVGKFGSAQEFRPYKKDKTEGIVVGENIPNGAIDEEDLLFFASYMGVDTTDTSWDQVSKVDINYNGVIDSYDLMYVAGQLGETQLQPTNRPAAGLLSIRPDKQQLKAGEEFTVEVIGAGLKDINAFNLELEIDPNKYEIVKECLEGSDCGERIADDTASTENMLNYSILAGIGNEKQRIMAAFSNKGSLETLEGTSTLAAIKLKAKKDLEFDIPITRSLLVNTSFDTIDEIGQVLKPGEEPGEVEQPEEPKELLMTARDIAVSGEADKMQDGAEAFLRLIDGEISESSLAELKWSITEADGISLPLEVDFSFNSPTELTRFEVFNRPLYTNGKIKVLRAKAFDEEGNEYDLGRKEVLSADKSAAYNLSENTQIPAGAKVVKVKITFEESHSGPLMLSVAEVQFWEKNSAN from the coding sequence TTGTTTAGAAAGCGAAATAAACTGAAAAGATTTGCTTCTATATTTCTTTCATTCCTATTGGTCATATCGCTTATTCCAGTCAGTGCAGCTGATGCTGAAGAAACTTCAAATGCTTCTTCTATCGGCAAAGTTAGCGGGATACAAAAAGAAGGCAGTGATATTTATCTTGATTTCTCTTCTGGACAAGGAATTAAATTAAGCTTTCTGAAAGACAATGTTTTCAGGCTTCACCTGGATCCGAGCAGTGAATTTCCTGAATACCCAACCCCAAACAAGCCTGACCATGTGACTAAAATCGTGGATAAAGATAAAAACGACTACCAAAAAGAATATGGAACCGTAAACGTTAAGGTAAAAGAAGATTCCGATTTTTATAGAATATATACAAAAGTATTGGAACTAAAAATCTCCAAAACGGACTCCAAAATGAGCCTGATCAATAACCAAAATAGCAAGGTTATCTGGAGTGAGAAGGAGCCGCTTTCTCTTGAAGCGAATAGAGCAGTTCAGACACTTAATACAAAAGATGATGAATACTTTTTCGGTGGAGGACAGCAAAACGGCTACTACTCTCACAAAAATAATAAAATTAATATCTCCATCGGAGGCGGATGGGATGCAGGTGCAGCATCAAGCCCTGTTCCGTTCTACCTGAGCACTGAAGGATATGGAGTGATGAGAAATACGTTTAAGCCGGGTGTCTATGACTTTTCCAAAACGGCAGCTTTTTCCCATGAGGAAAATAGATTTGACGCTTATTATTTTGTTGAAGACTCCATTCCGAAAATTATTAACGAATATACCGAGCTGACTGGAGAAGCAGCATTAATGCCGGAATATGCGTTTTATTTAGGGCACGCAGATTGCTTTAATGGCACTCACAACGGCCATAAAGACCAGAGAACCCTCCTTGGCAAAGGCTTGGATACATTAAATCAATATGTGGCGAAGGATATGCCGCTCGGCTGGTTTTTGCCGAATGACGGTTATGGCTGCGGCTATGGTGGATTAGAGAATTTAGAGAAATTTTCGGATGAAGCAAATGAGAAAGATATTGAAGTAGGCCTCTGGACACAAAGTAATTTATACCCAGACCCGAGCCTGCCTGAGGATAGCCCATTGCGCAGGGATCTTGATGGTGAAGTGAAGGCGGGAGTAAGAGCTATTAAAACGGATGTTGCATGGGTAGGACAGGGCTATTCCATGGCTCTTAACGCAACACGCCAGGCTGCTGAAGGAATCGAAAAGCAGGAAAACTCAGGCGGAGCGCGTCCGTTTGTGATTAGTCTCGATGGATGGGCAGGCACCCAGCGTTATGCTACCCTTTGGTCTGGTGACCAGTATGGAGGGGAGTGGGAATACATCCGCATGCATATCCCAACATACATTGGAGCGGGATTATCCGGCAATCCGAATGTTGGTTCGGATATGGATGGTATTTTCGGAGGAGATCCAGTCATCCAGACAAGAGATTTTCAATGGAAGGCTTTCTCGCCAATTCAAATTGATATGGATGGATGGGCGTCATCCGGGAACGATTACAGCAAATCCAAAAACCCTTGGAATTATGGCGAACCGTATACTTCCATAAACCGCATGTATCTGAAGCTAAAAGCGCAAATGATGCCCTACATCTATACGATTGCAGAAGAATCCACTTCCACTTCTATGCCTTCTGTCCGGGGAATGATGCTGGAGTATCCAAAAGATCCATTTACGTATGGCACTGATACACAGTATCAATATATGTGGGGGCCTAATTTGCTGATAGCGCCTGTCTACAATGAAAAGGATCATGCAGCTGGCGTAAGAAACGGAATCTACTTACCGGATTCTGACCAGGTTTGGATTGATTATTTTACAGGTGAGCAGTATCAGGGCGGAGCAGTGTTAAATAATTTTGACGCCCCATTGTGGAAGACACCAGTCTTCGTGAAAAATGGAGCAATCATCCCGATGGCTCCTGAAAACAACTCGATTAATGAGCTGGATGGATCTGAGAATCGAATTTTTGATATTTATCCAGCAGGGAAATCTGAATTTACTCTCTATGAGGATGACGGTAAAACAACTGACTACAAATCTGGGAAGAATACCAAAACCAAGATTTCTTCGGTCGTCGCAAATGATAAAGTGAAAATTACCGTTCACAAAGCTAAAGGAAAAGGCTACAAAGGAATGGTCAAGGAAAGAGGAACTGAAGTCCTCGTTAATACACGAAAGCAGCCTGAATCTGTAACTGTAAAGGTTGGCGGCAAAAATATCAAATTGCGAAAAGCATTAACAGAGGAAGAATACAGCCGCTCGGAAAATGTTTATTTCTACAATGAAAGTCCGGATCTTAATAAATATTCAACGGAAGACTCTGAGTTCTCCAAAACAAAGGTGACCACTGCTCCGAAGTTATTTGTAAAGATTGGGAAAACGGATATAACCAAGAATCAAGTGATGCTTACGGTAAATGGATTTAACAACACGCAAGAGAAAGAAGTAAAGGATACAGAAGTACCTGATGTGCCTTCTGGACTCGGAGCCGCAGATGAAAATATTACAGATAAAAGCATAAAACTTAACTGGAATAAAGTTGAAGGTGAAAATCTTTCCTATGACCTTAAAATTAATGGAATGATATACAAAAATGTTTATTTGGAAAAAGAAAATGAGAAGCCGTTTTTCGAGCACGATGGTCTAAACTTTGACACAGAATACAGATATAGTATCCGGGCAGTTAATACAAAGGGTGCATCAGACTGGAGTGATGAAATAACCGTAAAAACCAAGCTTGATCGATTCAGAAACGTTCCGAAGAATATGACAGCTAGTGCCTCAAGCAATCAGCCTGGGAGCGAAGCATCGAGAGCTGTAGACGGAGATGAAAAAACACAATGGCATACAGCTTGGGGGTCAGGAAATGTTCTTCCTCATACGTTTGAGATTGATATGAAGCTTGCCTATCAATTAGATAAGCTGGAGTATGTGCCTAGACCGGATGCAGGGAATGGAACAATTCTTAAGTATGACCTGGATGTCAGCCTTGATGGTAAGACATACAAAAATGTTATTACCGATGGGACTTTTATTAGGAACAATGAGACAAAAATGATTCAGTTCAACGAAGAGGTAACTGCACGGTATATCAAATTAACGATTAAGGATGCTGTGGGGAAATTCGGATCTGCACAGGAATTCAGGCCTTACAAAAAGGATAAAACTGAAGGAATTGTAGTCGGTGAAAACATACCTAATGGTGCCATCGACGAAGAGGACCTGCTTTTCTTTGCCAGTTATATGGGTGTGGACACCACAGATACATCCTGGGATCAGGTGTCCAAAGTTGATATTAACTATAATGGCGTGATTGATTCTTATGATTTAATGTATGTAGCAGGACAGCTTGGTGAGACACAGCTCCAGCCGACTAATCGTCCTGCAGCAGGACTGCTGAGCATTCGGCCTGATAAGCAGCAATTAAAAGCAGGTGAAGAGTTTACAGTCGAAGTTATCGGTGCAGGACTGAAGGATATTAATGCCTTCAATCTTGAACTTGAAATTGATCCAAATAAGTATGAAATTGTAAAAGAGTGTTTAGAAGGATCTGATTGTGGCGAGAGAATTGCCGACGATACTGCTTCTACTGAAAATATGCTGAATTATTCAATTCTTGCAGGAATAGGCAATGAAAAGCAAAGAATTATGGCTGCTTTTTCAAACAAAGGTTCTCTTGAAACGTTAGAAGGCACATCAACTCTGGCAGCCATTAAGTTAAAAGCGAAGAAAGATTTAGAGTTTGATATACCGATTACGAGATCCTTGCTTGTGAATACAAGCTTTGATACCATCGATGAAATCGGTCAGGTTTTAAAGCCAGGAGAAGAGCCTGGAGAAGTCGAGCAGCCGGAAGAGCCGAAGGAACTGCTCATGACGGCAAGGGATATCGCCGTATCTGGTGAAGCAGATAAAATGCAGGATGGGGCTGAAGCCTTCCTGCGGTTAATTGACGGTGAAATAAGTGAATCTTCCCTAGCTGAGCTTAAGTGGAGCATCACGGAAGCCGATGGTATTTCTCTTCCATTGGAGGTTGATTTTAGCTTTAATAGTCCAACAGAACTTACCAGATTTGAGGTATTCAACAGACCGCTTTATACCAATGGAAAAATCAAAGTTCTCCGTGCAAAAGCTTTTGATGAAGAAGGGAATGAGTATGATTTAGGTAGAAAGGAAGTACTATCTGCAGATAAATCTGCAGCCTACAATTTATCTGAAAATACTCAAATTCCAGCTGGTGCAAAAGTTGTCAAAGTTAAAATTACTTTTGAAGAATCTCATAGCGGGCCGCTTATGCTATCGGTTGCAGAGGTGCAATTCTGGGAGAAAAACAGCGCCAATTGA